In one window of Chryseobacterium phocaeense DNA:
- a CDS encoding S8 family serine peptidase produces MKKVLLAAVFLAGFSFSYAQEAQAKSTDPKEDKDLMTWYHKDFSTSKVYGVNTANAYKYLESKGLKPKTVVVGVLDSGVQVDHPGLVKNVWSNPNEVPGNGKDDDGNGYIDDVHGWNFIGGKNGDIDIDNMEVTRVVAKYKPVFEGDDSTKNKANQAKMPEEFAMYMKSKELFTKKSAEAKQGFQTYTKINSLIPNMMKMLGGKPVTAATLETIKPSTAQDDAIALQILGQVSQNPEFQGKSSAEFEKLMKEQMKEAIDHFAPQAKQYDLSYDPRKEIVGDNYDDYSEKSYGNNDYEGPDAEHGTHVAGIIAGLPQGKEIQYGVASKVAKIMSVRTVPNGDERDKDVANAIRYAVDNGARILNMSFGKPVSPGKNVVWDAFKYAEDKGVLLVKAAGNENEDVAEHLAFPTNFKNVADEKPFVNNVVVVGASTNRNNQLRADFSNYNKKMVNVFAPGEEIYSTVPKNEYKYLQGTSMASPVVAGAATVLLAYMPELKPDQIIEALVKSSNLSAENQFPDYSQAGGVIDLQKAAEYAYTNFYKGKSSVSKKPAKSVKKAVKK; encoded by the coding sequence ATGAAAAAAGTATTATTGGCTGCTGTTTTTCTGGCAGGTTTTAGTTTCTCTTACGCTCAGGAAGCTCAGGCAAAGAGCACGGATCCAAAAGAAGATAAAGATCTGATGACCTGGTATCATAAAGATTTTTCTACATCAAAAGTGTACGGAGTAAATACGGCAAATGCCTATAAATATTTAGAGTCCAAAGGTCTTAAACCTAAAACTGTTGTAGTGGGAGTTTTAGACAGCGGGGTTCAGGTAGATCACCCGGGTCTTGTGAAAAATGTATGGTCAAATCCTAATGAGGTTCCCGGAAATGGAAAAGATGATGATGGAAACGGATATATTGATGACGTACACGGCTGGAACTTTATCGGCGGAAAAAACGGGGATATTGATATAGACAACATGGAAGTAACCAGAGTTGTTGCCAAATACAAACCTGTTTTCGAAGGCGATGATTCTACCAAAAACAAAGCAAACCAGGCTAAAATGCCGGAAGAGTTTGCCATGTATATGAAATCCAAAGAGCTTTTCACTAAAAAAAGTGCAGAAGCAAAACAAGGTTTTCAGACCTATACCAAAATCAACAGTCTGATTCCTAATATGATGAAAATGTTGGGAGGTAAGCCTGTTACAGCAGCTACCCTGGAAACAATTAAACCTTCTACGGCACAGGATGATGCCATTGCGCTTCAGATTCTTGGTCAGGTTTCACAGAATCCTGAATTCCAGGGAAAATCTTCTGCTGAATTTGAAAAATTAATGAAAGAGCAGATGAAAGAGGCGATTGATCATTTTGCACCACAGGCCAAACAATATGATCTGAGCTATGACCCGAGAAAAGAAATCGTAGGTGATAACTACGACGACTATTCCGAAAAAAGTTATGGAAACAATGATTATGAAGGTCCTGATGCAGAACACGGAACCCATGTTGCAGGTATCATCGCAGGACTTCCGCAAGGAAAAGAAATCCAGTACGGAGTGGCTTCAAAAGTAGCTAAAATCATGTCTGTAAGAACCGTTCCAAACGGAGACGAAAGAGATAAGGATGTTGCCAACGCTATCAGATATGCCGTAGACAACGGGGCCAGAATTCTGAACATGAGCTTCGGAAAACCGGTATCACCAGGTAAAAATGTAGTGTGGGATGCTTTCAAATATGCTGAAGACAAAGGAGTACTTCTGGTGAAAGCAGCTGGTAACGAAAATGAAGATGTAGCTGAACATCTTGCTTTTCCTACCAATTTTAAAAACGTTGCAGATGAAAAACCATTTGTAAATAACGTAGTGGTAGTAGGAGCGAGCACAAACAGAAACAACCAGCTCAGAGCTGATTTCTCCAACTACAATAAGAAAATGGTTAATGTATTTGCACCGGGGGAAGAAATTTATTCTACTGTACCTAAAAATGAATACAAATATCTTCAGGGGACTTCCATGGCATCTCCAGTGGTTGCCGGAGCAGCTACTGTACTGCTGGCTTATATGCCTGAGCTGAAACCGGATCAGATCATCGAAGCCTTGGTAAAAAGCAGCAACCTGAGCGCTGAAAACCAATTCCCTGACTATTCTCAGGCTGGTGGAGTAATAGATCTTCAGAAAGCCGCAGAATATGCATACACGAATTTTTACAAAGGAAAATCTTCAGTTTCCAAGAAGCCTGCGAAATCCGTAAAAAAGGCTGTTAAAAAATAA
- a CDS encoding WbqC family protein, which yields MNMTNVLLPVFYMPPVSWFSVFLNPENEIIFEQFENFPKQTYRNRANIYGANGKLSLIIPINHNGKREYKDIEISYREDWRNLHWKSIKTAYQSSPYFEYYEDKFRKIFDLEEKFLLDFNLKGLEIIQQILKTEKAQSLNKEYIKNPESINFREKFSAKLPSEFQMEDYYQTFSDKLGFLKDLSVLDLICNKGPESLTYIKNIK from the coding sequence ATGAATATGACGAATGTATTATTGCCGGTATTTTATATGCCTCCGGTTTCATGGTTTTCAGTGTTTTTGAATCCTGAAAACGAAATTATATTTGAACAGTTTGAAAATTTCCCGAAGCAGACCTACAGAAACAGAGCTAATATCTATGGGGCCAACGGAAAGCTTTCCCTGATCATTCCCATCAATCACAACGGGAAAAGGGAGTATAAAGATATCGAGATCTCTTACCGGGAAGACTGGAGGAATCTGCACTGGAAGTCCATCAAAACAGCCTACCAGAGCTCGCCCTATTTCGAATATTATGAAGATAAATTCAGAAAAATATTTGATCTGGAGGAGAAGTTTCTTCTGGATTTTAACCTCAAAGGGCTGGAAATAATACAGCAGATTCTTAAAACAGAAAAGGCACAGTCTTTGAATAAAGAATATATCAAAAATCCTGAAAGTATTAATTTTAGAGAGAAATTTTCGGCTAAACTTCCTTCAGAATTTCAGATGGAAGATTATTACCAGACCTTCTCCGATAAACTGGGGTTTTTAAAAGATCTGTCCGTTTTAGACCTTATTTGTAACAAAGGACCTGAATCGCTGACATATATAAAGAACATAAAATAA
- a CDS encoding SDR family NAD(P)-dependent oxidoreductase: MIVLGSTSEVAQAFVEKALQEGEKFEKIYLFTSNKETTERFARHIDVKFLQQSEVIEIDLMKEIDYNSFDHVSSNVLFCAVGYLGEGTEEGLYDNRNTERIIDINYSKLVPVMNYFVQKFESRRSGTIIGLSSVAGDRGRQSNFIYGSAKAAFTAYLSGLRNYLFDKKVHVLTIKPGFMATKMTEGLPLNPKLTATPKQAAAGIYKAFKKQKNVAYVLPVWSIIMMIIRNIPEFIFKKLKL; this comes from the coding sequence ATGATAGTTCTGGGAAGTACGTCTGAAGTGGCACAGGCTTTTGTGGAAAAGGCTCTCCAGGAAGGGGAAAAGTTTGAAAAAATATATCTTTTCACTTCAAATAAAGAGACTACGGAAAGATTTGCAAGGCATATTGATGTCAAATTTCTGCAGCAGTCTGAAGTCATAGAAATTGACCTGATGAAAGAAATTGATTATAATTCATTTGATCATGTCAGTTCAAATGTATTATTTTGTGCGGTAGGATATTTGGGAGAAGGAACTGAAGAAGGTCTTTACGATAACAGGAATACGGAAAGAATTATTGATATCAATTATTCAAAGCTGGTTCCGGTGATGAACTACTTTGTCCAGAAGTTTGAAAGCAGAAGGTCCGGAACCATTATCGGGCTTTCATCTGTGGCTGGTGACAGGGGAAGGCAAAGCAATTTTATTTACGGAAGCGCAAAGGCTGCTTTTACAGCCTACCTGAGCGGTCTCCGGAATTATCTTTTTGATAAAAAAGTGCATGTCCTTACGATTAAACCCGGCTTTATGGCCACGAAAATGACAGAAGGACTGCCCCTGAATCCGAAACTGACCGCAACCCCCAAACAAGCGGCGGCCGGCATTTACAAGGCCTTCAAAAAGCAGAAAAATGTGGCATATGTTTTGCCGGTTTGGAGTATTATAATGATGATTATCAGGAATATACCTGAATTTATATTTAAGAAATTAAAGCTTTAG
- a CDS encoding OmpA family protein, translating to MKLTKTYIGALFLSSALLLTSCEAVQNSNHQQRGTAVGVASGAVIGGILGNNVGKGKNAALGAVLGGIIGGVAGNVIGNKMDKQAKQIKETLPGAEVERVGDGIKITMNESIVNFAFDSSNLTSVAQTNLDKLAQVLVDNPDTNINIYGHTDSKGSDSYNLSLSQRRADAVKAYLSGKGIASSRMITKGEGEAMPVATNDTDEGRAKNRRVEFAITANEKMINDAKQGQ from the coding sequence ATGAAATTAACTAAAACATATATAGGAGCTCTTTTCTTATCATCCGCATTACTATTAACAAGCTGTGAAGCTGTTCAGAATTCTAACCACCAGCAGAGAGGTACGGCCGTAGGGGTGGCTTCCGGAGCTGTAATCGGAGGGATTTTAGGAAATAATGTAGGTAAAGGTAAAAATGCAGCTTTAGGTGCAGTATTAGGAGGTATTATCGGTGGTGTTGCAGGTAACGTAATCGGTAATAAGATGGACAAGCAGGCCAAACAGATTAAAGAAACCTTACCTGGTGCTGAAGTAGAAAGAGTAGGGGACGGTATTAAAATTACCATGAACGAAAGCATTGTAAACTTTGCATTTGATTCCTCAAACCTTACATCTGTGGCGCAGACCAACCTTGATAAACTGGCTCAGGTTCTTGTAGACAACCCTGACACCAACATCAACATCTACGGTCACACAGACAGTAAAGGTTCGGATTCTTATAACTTGTCACTTTCTCAGAGAAGAGCAGATGCTGTAAAAGCATATCTATCAGGAAAAGGAATTGCATCATCCAGAATGATTACTAAAGGAGAAGGAGAAGCAATGCCGGTAGCAACCAACGATACAGACGAAGGAAGAGCTAAAAACAGAAGAGTGGAATTTGCAATCACCGCTAATGAAAAGATGATTAATGATGCCAAGCAAGGGCAGTAA
- a CDS encoding decaprenyl-phosphate phosphoribosyltransferase, translating to MKKYLKLLRVEQWVKNLFVFVPLFFSGNITNIDLLSKSVFAFIIFSLAASVVYILNDYNDIEADRKHPEKRRRPLASGAISKSKAIAILTGLIIVNVALVFFAQMYFHGSLWKFATIIGFYIVMNLAYTFKLKHVPIIDIFIIAIGFVLRVLAGGYITGIDISQWAILLTFVLALVLAIGKRRGELINAQISGKTRKALDGYNVQFADITLSISVTLAIICYLMFTLSPEVQARFHERVFFTVIFVVFAFLRYLQQTLVYNRTESPTKILYRDRYIQVTLLLWVAAFLIQIYFKK from the coding sequence ATGAAGAAATATCTGAAACTCCTCCGTGTGGAGCAATGGGTGAAAAACCTGTTTGTTTTTGTCCCTCTGTTTTTTTCCGGAAACATTACAAATATAGATCTACTTAGCAAAAGTGTCTTTGCATTTATCATTTTTTCCCTCGCTGCCAGTGTGGTGTATATTCTCAATGATTATAACGATATTGAGGCCGACAGGAAACACCCTGAAAAAAGAAGACGTCCTCTCGCAAGCGGAGCTATTTCAAAATCAAAAGCGATAGCCATTCTCACCGGGCTCATTATTGTTAACGTGGCGCTTGTTTTCTTTGCCCAGATGTACTTTCATGGATCTTTATGGAAGTTTGCCACCATTATAGGTTTTTATATTGTGATGAATCTGGCCTATACCTTCAAACTTAAGCATGTCCCGATTATTGATATATTCATTATTGCAATAGGTTTTGTACTGAGGGTTCTCGCCGGAGGTTACATTACGGGAATTGATATTTCACAATGGGCTATTTTGCTGACTTTTGTACTCGCGCTTGTACTGGCGATCGGGAAAAGAAGGGGAGAACTCATCAATGCCCAGATTTCCGGGAAAACAAGAAAAGCTCTGGATGGGTATAATGTTCAGTTTGCAGATATTACCCTTTCTATTTCAGTCACGTTGGCCATTATCTGCTATCTGATGTTTACCCTGTCACCCGAAGTTCAGGCAAGATTTCATGAAAGAGTTTTCTTTACCGTGATATTCGTGGTTTTTGCGTTTTTAAGATATCTCCAGCAGACTTTGGTATATAACAGAACGGAATCTCCCACAAAAATACTCTACAGAGACCGTTACATCCAGGTGACCTTATTGCTTTGGGTAGCCGCATTTTTAATCCAGATTTACTTTAAAAAATGA
- a CDS encoding FAD-binding oxidoreductase has product MKPNFIQKITNWGNFPIVEKEMRSEDSFKRIKEFVLSHNEVIARGNGRCYGDASLGETVFSTKKLNKFISFDRLNGIIECESGVLLSEVLEISVPQGYFLYVTPGTKFITVGGAIASDVHGKNHHAEGCFSEYVTEFKLMTENGDIITCSREENSDKFWATIGGMGLTGIILTVKFKLKNIESAYIRQESIKAENLDEIFRLFEESENWTYTVAWIDCLQKGKNLGRSILMRGEHAFQHELPQNLARQPLRLKKKLQPTVPFYFPGFVLNALTVKIFNLLYYKKQTRKEVKSFIDYETFFYPLDAIIDWNKIYGKSGFIQYQMVIPKETGREGMKQILETIAASGNGSFLAVLKLFGKNNPEAYNSFPFEGYTLALDFKVNSKLKKLVEKLDDIVQQFGGRIYLTKDSMSRSSLTNYLKNIQSSKFVSLQHKRIINNNS; this is encoded by the coding sequence ATGAAGCCGAATTTCATACAGAAAATTACAAACTGGGGAAATTTTCCCATCGTAGAAAAAGAAATGAGATCTGAGGACAGCTTCAAAAGAATTAAGGAGTTTGTACTCAGTCATAATGAAGTCATTGCAAGAGGAAACGGAAGATGCTACGGAGATGCTTCATTAGGGGAAACGGTATTTTCTACAAAAAAATTAAATAAATTCATCAGTTTTGACCGCCTGAACGGGATTATAGAATGTGAATCCGGAGTACTGCTTTCAGAGGTACTTGAAATTTCAGTTCCCCAGGGATACTTCCTGTATGTGACTCCCGGAACCAAATTTATTACAGTAGGAGGTGCCATTGCATCCGATGTTCACGGTAAAAACCACCATGCTGAAGGTTGCTTTTCAGAATATGTAACTGAATTTAAGCTGATGACCGAAAACGGGGATATTATTACCTGTTCCCGGGAAGAAAATTCAGATAAATTCTGGGCTACGATCGGAGGAATGGGCCTTACCGGGATCATCCTTACCGTAAAATTCAAGCTTAAAAATATAGAATCTGCTTACATCCGCCAGGAAAGCATCAAAGCAGAGAATCTGGATGAAATTTTCAGGCTTTTTGAAGAAAGTGAAAACTGGACGTATACTGTAGCGTGGATCGACTGTCTTCAGAAAGGCAAAAATTTGGGAAGAAGCATTTTAATGAGGGGTGAACACGCTTTTCAGCATGAGCTTCCGCAAAACCTGGCCAGACAGCCTTTAAGATTAAAGAAAAAACTGCAGCCTACCGTTCCGTTTTATTTTCCGGGTTTTGTACTGAATGCGTTGACTGTTAAAATTTTCAACCTGCTGTATTATAAAAAACAGACCAGGAAAGAAGTGAAATCCTTCATCGATTACGAAACTTTTTTCTATCCGCTGGATGCCATCATCGACTGGAATAAAATCTATGGAAAATCCGGGTTTATCCAGTATCAGATGGTGATCCCGAAAGAAACAGGAAGAGAAGGAATGAAACAGATCCTGGAAACCATTGCGGCAAGCGGGAACGGATCATTTTTAGCGGTTTTAAAACTCTTTGGGAAAAACAATCCTGAAGCTTATAATTCATTTCCTTTTGAAGGGTACACGCTCGCCCTTGATTTTAAGGTGAATTCAAAACTGAAAAAACTTGTAGAAAAGCTGGATGATATCGTACAGCAGTTCGGGGGAAGGATTTATCTCACCAAAGACAGCATGAGCCGGTCTTCGCTCACGAATTACCTTAAAAATATTCAAAGTTCAAAATTTGTGTCTTTACAGCACAAAAGAATCATAAACAACAATTCATAA
- a CDS encoding HAD-IB family hydrolase, whose amino-acid sequence MKKLYCFDFDGTITYKDTMFLYLKFYDSTKFRIQFLKHVPLFILLKLKLAETEKVKKSFIGSILKGQTQEKIEMKSKQFFEHHYPKIVRENALDFIKNIDRDNTQSLLVTASLDIWVKPFAEELEMQLVSTRAEFKNGIFTGNFIGKNCNGKEKLVRIKAEIHEAKYDKIIAFGDTSGDRQMLKWANEGHYQFFH is encoded by the coding sequence ATGAAAAAATTGTATTGTTTTGATTTTGACGGAACCATAACGTATAAGGATACCATGTTCTTGTATCTTAAATTCTACGATTCTACCAAATTCCGGATACAATTTTTAAAGCACGTTCCTCTTTTTATTTTACTGAAACTGAAGCTTGCCGAAACGGAAAAAGTAAAGAAAAGCTTTATAGGCTCTATTCTGAAAGGGCAGACCCAGGAAAAGATTGAAATGAAATCCAAACAGTTTTTCGAGCATCATTATCCAAAAATCGTCCGTGAAAATGCCCTTGACTTTATAAAAAATATCGATAGGGATAATACACAGAGTTTATTGGTGACCGCTTCTCTGGATATTTGGGTAAAACCTTTTGCCGAAGAATTGGAAATGCAGCTCGTATCCACCCGGGCGGAGTTTAAAAACGGCATTTTTACAGGGAATTTTATTGGAAAAAACTGCAACGGAAAAGAAAAGCTGGTAAGAATAAAAGCCGAAATACACGAAGCGAAATACGATAAAATAATAGCTTTCGGGGATACCTCCGGAGACCGCCAGATGCTGAAATGGGCAAATGAAGGTCATTACCAATTTTTTCACTAA
- a CDS encoding cysteine desulfurase family protein, producing the protein MNKIYLDNAATTPLSEEVIDAMVGTMKMNFGNPSSTHSFGQEAKILIENVRRQVADYLHVTPAEIIFTSCGTESNNMIIKSAVEHLGVERIISSPLEHKCVSESILDMKSRKGVEVNYIRPNEKGDIDLNKLEELLKASDKKTLVSLMHANNEIGNIADIKRIAEICKEHNALFHSDTVQTMAHMNLDFSDIKVDFASCSGHKFHGPKGVGFAFIRKATGMKGIITGGPQERSLRAGTENVSGIVGLGKALELSLNHMEEYTNHMQSIKDYAIEKLSAAIPGIKFNGRSSEKEGSLYTVLSALLPYKNPLIGLQLDMKGIAVSQGSACSSGASKPSMVMMMVLSEDEMDQCTPLRISFSHMTTKEEIDALAEALAEISKDFTIEKTNVEHR; encoded by the coding sequence ATGAACAAAATATACTTAGATAACGCTGCGACGACTCCTCTTTCAGAAGAAGTGATAGATGCCATGGTAGGAACCATGAAAATGAACTTCGGAAATCCTTCTTCTACCCACAGTTTCGGACAGGAAGCTAAAATTCTTATTGAAAATGTGAGAAGACAGGTGGCAGATTATCTTCACGTAACGCCGGCAGAGATTATTTTTACTTCGTGCGGAACAGAATCGAACAACATGATCATTAAGTCTGCTGTGGAACATCTGGGAGTGGAAAGAATCATCAGTTCGCCTTTGGAGCATAAATGTGTTTCAGAGAGTATTCTGGATATGAAAAGCAGAAAAGGGGTAGAGGTAAATTATATCCGTCCTAATGAGAAAGGGGATATTGACCTGAATAAGCTGGAGGAATTACTGAAAGCTTCAGATAAAAAAACATTGGTCAGCTTAATGCACGCCAATAACGAGATCGGAAATATAGCAGATATTAAAAGAATTGCTGAAATCTGCAAAGAACATAATGCGCTTTTCCATTCAGATACCGTACAGACCATGGCCCATATGAATCTGGATTTTTCAGATATCAAGGTGGATTTTGCGTCATGCAGTGGTCACAAATTCCATGGCCCGAAAGGAGTAGGGTTTGCATTTATCAGAAAGGCAACCGGAATGAAAGGAATTATCACGGGCGGACCTCAGGAGAGAAGCCTAAGAGCCGGAACTGAGAATGTAAGCGGAATTGTAGGGCTGGGTAAAGCATTGGAACTTTCCCTGAATCATATGGAGGAATATACCAACCACATGCAGTCCATTAAAGACTATGCTATAGAAAAGCTTTCTGCAGCGATTCCGGGTATTAAATTCAACGGAAGGAGTTCAGAGAAGGAAGGCAGCCTTTATACGGTTTTAAGTGCCTTGCTACCATATAAAAACCCATTGATCGGGCTTCAGCTGGATATGAAAGGAATTGCCGTTTCCCAGGGAAGCGCATGTTCTTCAGGGGCTTCCAAACCTTCCATGGTGATGATGATGGTTCTTTCCGAAGATGAAATGGATCAATGTACACCATTACGTATTTCTTTCAGCCATATGACGACAAAAGAGGAAATTGATGCGCTGGCCGAAGCTTTGGCAGAAATTTCAAAGGACTTTACTATAGAAAAAACAAATGTTGAGCATAGATAG
- a CDS encoding lipocalin family protein encodes MKKLLLAGLIGTSLFAVSCSSVKNAENSQNQRVEYLKLKGDWQIVSVDYEKGLKIKPFDEGADAQCFVGSHWRLIPNNYTGAYTLNGGGACPSVTQPIKFEVKDGNTFMFKKIAAGTKAKQNLAGYSLTITNQSTDQFSLVQNVPFDGSTVQVVYNFQRTGMK; translated from the coding sequence ATGAAAAAGTTACTACTTGCAGGATTGATTGGAACATCACTTTTTGCAGTGTCTTGTTCCTCAGTAAAAAACGCAGAAAATTCACAGAATCAGAGAGTCGAATACCTTAAATTAAAAGGTGACTGGCAAATTGTAAGTGTGGATTATGAAAAAGGTTTGAAAATAAAGCCTTTTGATGAAGGAGCAGATGCTCAGTGTTTCGTAGGAAGCCATTGGAGATTAATTCCCAATAACTATACCGGTGCCTATACTTTAAATGGTGGTGGCGCTTGCCCAAGCGTTACACAGCCTATTAAATTTGAAGTAAAAGATGGCAATACCTTCATGTTCAAAAAAATAGCTGCGGGTACCAAAGCCAAACAAAACCTGGCAGGCTATTCTCTAACGATTACAAATCAGTCTACAGACCAATTCTCACTTGTACAGAATGTTCCATTCGATGGAAGCACAGTACAGGTTGTTTACAACTTCCAGAGAACAGGAATGAAATAA
- the lepB gene encoding signal peptidase I, with protein MNYFLTYTVYVLILSVLMGISTWKLFKKMGYSPLLAFIPFYNYFIILKETKHPKWWAILAYLPIVGPIMMSVFHIYLMKKFGKSLFQNQLLTVILPFIYMATVNYSKDAEIEDENANDLFITEEEKESKKKDTFIGSITFAVVFATIIHVFVTQPFGIPTGSMERTLLVGDFLFVNKWSYGYRMPMRPVAIPFLQGTIMDTGQKGNPKDDAKSYVDAVKLPYTRILQFNKPQKNDVVVFNYPRDSVHTAIDRKDPYVKRCVAVAGDTFEMRAGRLFVNGKPETVLGDQEVQHRYIVNTGSQLDIPALYNTYGFLPVQEIQGDKGYMYAFQGLTDKTAKEIGALPQVIDMKEDITPKGEAAVYYRDEAKTKIDTTQSIYPINKPWNQDWYGPLKIPKKGDVVAINNETLPMYQWIISEYEHNSLEKKNGKIFINGKEATQYTIQQDYYMMVGDNRDASLDARFFGVVPEENIVGKPMFTWMSLQGAFSDSSSSYQAPFKIRWERMFKATNTGEANKTSYWWIAAMILILFFGWEYFVKLFRKKKTEDEA; from the coding sequence ATGAATTATTTTCTGACTTATACAGTATATGTTCTCATTCTCTCTGTATTGATGGGGATCTCCACCTGGAAGCTGTTCAAAAAAATGGGATACAGTCCTTTATTGGCATTCATCCCTTTTTATAATTACTTTATTATTCTAAAGGAGACCAAGCATCCGAAATGGTGGGCTATCCTCGCTTATCTTCCGATAGTAGGACCTATTATGATGTCGGTTTTTCATATTTATTTAATGAAGAAATTTGGGAAAAGCCTTTTCCAGAACCAGCTTCTTACCGTGATCCTGCCTTTCATCTATATGGCTACGGTAAACTATTCCAAAGATGCTGAAATAGAAGATGAGAATGCAAATGATCTTTTTATTACAGAAGAAGAAAAAGAATCAAAAAAGAAAGATACCTTCATAGGCTCCATTACTTTTGCCGTGGTTTTTGCAACCATTATTCACGTTTTTGTAACGCAGCCGTTTGGAATCCCTACAGGCTCTATGGAAAGAACATTACTGGTTGGCGACTTCCTTTTTGTGAATAAGTGGAGCTACGGATACAGAATGCCGATGCGTCCCGTGGCGATTCCATTCCTTCAGGGAACCATTATGGATACCGGACAGAAAGGAAACCCGAAAGATGATGCAAAATCGTACGTTGATGCTGTAAAACTTCCTTACACAAGAATTTTACAGTTTAACAAGCCACAGAAAAATGATGTGGTGGTGTTCAACTACCCTCGGGATTCAGTTCATACAGCCATCGACAGAAAAGATCCTTATGTTAAAAGATGTGTGGCCGTTGCCGGTGATACATTTGAAATGAGAGCAGGAAGACTTTTTGTGAACGGTAAGCCTGAAACAGTTCTGGGAGATCAGGAAGTACAGCACAGATATATCGTGAATACCGGAAGTCAGCTAGATATTCCCGCACTGTATAACACCTATGGGTTCTTACCGGTACAGGAGATTCAAGGGGATAAAGGCTATATGTATGCTTTCCAGGGACTGACAGACAAAACGGCTAAGGAAATCGGGGCACTTCCTCAGGTGATAGACATGAAAGAGGATATAACACCAAAAGGAGAAGCCGCCGTATATTACAGAGACGAAGCCAAAACAAAAATAGACACTACCCAATCCATTTATCCAATCAACAAACCATGGAACCAGGATTGGTACGGACCGCTGAAAATCCCTAAGAAAGGAGATGTAGTAGCGATCAATAACGAAACGCTTCCGATGTACCAGTGGATTATTTCAGAATATGAGCACAACAGCCTTGAGAAAAAGAACGGAAAGATTTTCATCAATGGAAAAGAAGCCACCCAGTATACCATTCAGCAGGATTATTATATGATGGTAGGGGATAACAGGGATGCTTCACTGGATGCAAGATTCTTTGGGGTGGTTCCGGAAGAAAACATCGTAGGAAAGCCAATGTTCACCTGGATGAGCCTTCAGGGCGCTTTCTCAGACAGCAGTTCTTCTTATCAGGCTCCGTTCAAAATCCGTTGGGAAAGAATGTTCAAGGCAACGAATACAGGGGAAGCTAATAAAACTTCTTACTGGTGGATTGCTGCCATGATCCTGATCCTCTTCTTCGGATGGGAGTATTTCGTGAAATTATTCAGAAAGAAAAAAACGGAAGACGAAGCATAA
- the dapB gene encoding 4-hydroxy-tetrahydrodipicolinate reductase translates to MRIALVGYGKMGKIIDEIAQKRGHEIVARLKETPTAENLNNPDVAIEFSLPEVAFDNIKACLENKIPVICGTTGWLEKKEEVEKMAVDSGSAFIYGSNFSLGVNLFFALNEKVAEIMKNVDEYSCQLEEIHHIHKKDAPSGTAISIAEGIIKHNPQFNAWKLEETQGDQLGIFAVREDEVPGTHSVFYKSEVDEIEIKHTAFNRNGFALGAVVAAEWIKDKKGNFTMKDVLGL, encoded by the coding sequence ATGAGAATAGCATTAGTTGGATATGGTAAAATGGGGAAGATCATCGATGAGATCGCACAGAAGAGAGGACATGAAATTGTAGCCCGCCTGAAAGAAACTCCAACCGCTGAAAATCTTAATAATCCGGATGTAGCCATTGAATTTTCACTGCCTGAAGTGGCATTTGACAATATCAAAGCCTGTCTGGAGAACAAAATTCCTGTGATCTGCGGAACCACCGGCTGGCTGGAGAAAAAAGAAGAAGTTGAAAAAATGGCTGTCGATAGCGGCTCAGCATTCATATACGGTTCCAATTTCAGTTTAGGGGTAAATTTATTTTTTGCCCTGAACGAAAAAGTAGCTGAAATCATGAAAAATGTAGATGAATATTCATGCCAGCTGGAAGAAATTCATCACATCCACAAAAAAGATGCACCCAGCGGAACTGCAATCTCTATTGCAGAAGGGATCATCAAGCATAATCCTCAATTTAACGCCTGGAAACTGGAAGAAACCCAAGGGGATCAGCTCGGGATTTTCGCGGTCCGCGAAGATGAGGTACCGGGTACCCACAGCGTTTTTTACAAAAGCGAGGTAGATGAAATTGAGATCAAACATACAGCCTTCAACAGAAACGGGTTTGCACTCGGAGCTGTGGTTGCAGCAGAATGGATCAAGGATAAAAAAGGAAATTTTACAATGAAAGACGTTTTGGGGCTTTAA